In a single window of the Streptomyces sp. NBC_00353 genome:
- a CDS encoding RNase A-like domain-containing protein encodes MAGPSSPTQSPGGNGTIDVKPSDLWSVSGRVAVQQEHLLRGANKLLGELGKYPDAGGAGTEARKFAQSYMKIGNRWLGVWGRSVLSVGGVAVGFTETANAYTRADAAAHPKPGKTAEQRPRPAVIDKAPNFDSIPDIKWGDDDGGDDILRGLMEGIPEVVRDVLQPLCKNVFRVGRVADVHPFPQQHYLNFLCHSWMNVSVDASMGADQLTQAVGAITNHQQADWEAAMRTFCSALWGGTDWGQQQHGYQWAHTANSGPGTPRVPTGSEPVLAVLKDTADNIATILREYAEAAVDLNRDVADELHRAMWKAAKEIIEDLAKPKDPKSILGTVTSVIGKGAGLILSFDVKTVLNIDTSKLNGIVDKYTGILGGLTTRMEALKGPLDEAYLSAPKFEAGVARAHGFGTRALEEFKDSQVWLKINSNGNYDLNLAANEYMANGHTLDKHIGKTDEQLAQRLRDQQSNGPTAAWPHGKPGLSGSSAFPNYRRAEELTERNLNNNKVSIEAWIKGPPPASDGDVKSFYDTAPNGETSGRSVSKQPVDPSDPLSGYKQGGLNAKAYDVHGIDTRIRYDSSRTPPFTVMTSMPSKS; translated from the coding sequence ATGGCCGGCCCCTCCTCACCCACCCAGTCACCGGGCGGCAATGGCACCATCGACGTCAAGCCCAGCGATCTCTGGTCAGTCTCCGGTCGGGTCGCCGTGCAGCAGGAGCACCTGTTACGCGGTGCCAACAAGCTTCTGGGGGAGCTGGGCAAGTACCCCGACGCAGGGGGCGCCGGCACCGAGGCTCGGAAGTTCGCCCAGTCGTACATGAAGATCGGCAATCGCTGGCTGGGGGTCTGGGGCCGTTCCGTGCTCAGTGTCGGTGGTGTGGCGGTCGGGTTCACCGAGACAGCCAACGCCTACACCAGGGCTGACGCGGCGGCCCACCCGAAGCCGGGGAAGACGGCCGAGCAGCGCCCGCGGCCCGCGGTCATCGACAAGGCCCCGAACTTCGACTCGATACCCGACATCAAATGGGGTGACGACGACGGCGGCGACGACATCCTGCGCGGCCTGATGGAGGGCATCCCCGAAGTCGTCCGGGACGTCCTTCAGCCACTGTGCAAGAACGTGTTCCGGGTCGGGAGGGTGGCGGACGTCCATCCCTTCCCACAGCAGCACTACCTCAACTTCCTTTGCCACAGCTGGATGAACGTCTCCGTCGACGCCTCGATGGGGGCGGACCAGCTCACCCAGGCCGTCGGTGCCATCACCAACCACCAGCAGGCCGACTGGGAAGCCGCGATGCGGACCTTCTGCAGCGCCCTGTGGGGAGGGACGGACTGGGGACAGCAGCAGCACGGCTACCAGTGGGCGCATACCGCCAACTCCGGCCCTGGCACGCCCCGCGTCCCCACGGGCAGCGAGCCCGTCCTGGCCGTACTGAAGGACACGGCAGACAACATCGCCACCATCCTGCGCGAGTACGCCGAGGCCGCCGTCGACCTCAACCGCGACGTCGCGGACGAGCTCCACCGCGCCATGTGGAAGGCCGCCAAGGAGATCATCGAGGACCTCGCCAAGCCCAAGGACCCCAAGAGCATCCTCGGCACCGTCACCTCCGTGATCGGCAAGGGCGCGGGCCTGATCCTGTCGTTCGACGTCAAGACGGTACTGAACATCGACACGAGCAAGCTGAACGGGATCGTCGACAAATACACCGGCATCCTGGGAGGCCTGACCACCCGCATGGAGGCGCTGAAGGGGCCGCTGGACGAGGCATACCTGAGCGCCCCCAAGTTCGAGGCCGGCGTCGCCCGTGCGCACGGCTTCGGCACTCGGGCCCTGGAGGAGTTCAAGGACTCGCAGGTCTGGCTGAAGATCAACTCGAACGGCAACTACGACCTCAACCTGGCCGCCAACGAGTACATGGCAAACGGCCATACCCTGGACAAGCACATCGGTAAAACGGACGAGCAGCTGGCGCAGCGCCTGCGTGACCAGCAGTCGAACGGCCCGACCGCGGCCTGGCCGCACGGCAAGCCCGGGCTCAGCGGCTCCTCTGCCTTCCCGAACTATCGGCGTGCGGAGGAGCTGACCGAGCGCAATCTCAACAACAACAAGGTCTCCATCGAGGCATGGATCAAGGGCCCCCCGCCGGCGTCCGACGGCGACGTCAAGTCGTTCTACGACACGGCGCCCAACGGTGAGACCAGCGGCCGCAGCGTGAGCAAGCAGCCGGTGGACCCCAGCGACCCGCTGTCCGGATACAAGCAGGGCGGCCTGAACGCCAAGGCCTACGACGTACACGGCATCGACACGCGCATTCGGTACGACAGCAGCCGCACCCCGCCGTTCACCGTCATGACGTCGATGCCCTCCAAGTCCTAG
- a CDS encoding WXG100 family type VII secretion target — MPDEDRITVHFATLQRLSGDLEAILRVLNEKLDTLYERATKVVLSWDGEAREAFIDELDKWSHSADDLKATQAWLHEVVVKGHLNYAAANRSVLEGWGGGA, encoded by the coding sequence ATGCCGGACGAAGACCGGATCACCGTCCATTTCGCCACCTTGCAGCGACTTTCGGGGGATTTGGAGGCGATACTCCGCGTCCTCAACGAGAAGCTGGACACGTTGTACGAGCGGGCCACTAAGGTCGTGCTGAGCTGGGACGGTGAGGCACGTGAGGCCTTCATCGACGAGTTGGACAAGTGGAGCCACTCCGCCGACGACCTCAAAGCCACCCAGGCCTGGCTCCACGAGGTAGTGGTGAAGGGGCACCTGAACTACGCCGCGGCCAACAGGTCCGTACTTGAAGGCTGGGGAGGCGGCGCCTGA
- a CDS encoding WXG100 family type VII secretion target: MGVEPKLAYTSSQLKKLADDLDDMQEYLGQQVTRMDEIVDGIEVGWRGPTAKDYRALHRGAAQDAVRIQQTIQLLAQAVRLSEDGFTKQELETLDQFRRVQADIDIEVAVDALSTAAAVPTVPVPSSRLENL; encoded by the coding sequence ATGGGTGTTGAGCCCAAGCTCGCATACACGTCTTCGCAGTTGAAGAAGCTCGCGGACGATCTGGATGACATGCAGGAGTATCTTGGCCAACAGGTCACACGCATGGACGAGATCGTCGACGGCATCGAGGTCGGATGGCGCGGACCCACCGCCAAGGACTACCGAGCTCTCCATCGTGGCGCCGCGCAGGATGCCGTTCGCATCCAGCAGACCATACAACTGCTCGCGCAGGCCGTTCGTCTGAGCGAAGACGGCTTCACAAAGCAGGAACTCGAGACCCTCGACCAGTTCCGTAGAGTCCAAGCCGACATCGACATCGAGGTAGCCGTCGACGCTCTTTCTACGGCGGCGGCTGTCCCCACCGTGCCAGTTCCCAGCAGTCGTCTGGAAAACCTCTGA
- a CDS encoding inositol monophosphatase family protein — translation MTEDAELRSVAEEAMDAGVEWLALAGAEWRERKIKPSGEEVTDADVEVENRVSRVLRRRTPEVPVIGEESAAGGPLPPTCWLLDPIDGTMNFTRGAPGYALSLAYVKDRQPSLGVIDAPALGRRWVTARTPGPATPPSGARELPRAVIGITGAGAGNPRHKAFIGRLYGEAYRIRMQGAMSMDLVGVAEGWLDACICIGPKPWDVAAGTALVRERGMAVLGPGGRNFAFGSPVLAAGREALAKELMARWEAQS, via the coding sequence GTGACAGAGGACGCGGAGCTGCGCTCCGTCGCCGAGGAGGCCATGGACGCGGGGGTGGAGTGGCTGGCTCTGGCGGGTGCGGAGTGGCGGGAGAGGAAGATCAAACCGTCGGGCGAGGAGGTCACGGACGCCGACGTCGAAGTCGAGAACCGGGTGTCACGCGTCCTGCGTCGGCGCACGCCCGAGGTTCCGGTCATCGGCGAGGAGTCCGCGGCCGGCGGTCCGCTGCCGCCCACCTGCTGGCTGTTGGACCCCATCGACGGAACGATGAACTTCACCCGGGGCGCCCCCGGTTACGCGCTCTCGCTGGCCTACGTCAAGGACCGGCAGCCATCCCTGGGCGTGATCGACGCACCGGCCCTCGGCCGCCGCTGGGTCACGGCGAGAACGCCCGGCCCGGCAACGCCGCCGTCAGGGGCCCGGGAACTGCCCCGAGCGGTGATCGGCATCACCGGAGCCGGAGCCGGGAATCCCCGGCACAAGGCCTTCATCGGCCGCCTGTACGGGGAGGCGTACCGGATCAGGATGCAGGGGGCGATGTCCATGGACCTGGTGGGGGTGGCCGAAGGGTGGCTCGACGCCTGCATCTGCATCGGCCCGAAGCCGTGGGACGTCGCAGCGGGGACTGCGCTGGTCCGAGAACGGGGCATGGCAGTCCTCGGACCGGGCGGCCGGAATTTCGCCTTCGGCTCACCGGTACTGGCCGCGGGCCGGGAAGCCCTGGCGAAGGAACTCATGGCCCGTTGGGAGGCGCAATCCTGA
- a CDS encoding 2'-5' RNA ligase family protein: protein MTRWLGVALLPSAEHTRSAVQLQTDVGEDHGLQPPLSPDGNLPHVTVFQGPFLDSLSPERELRTIADSMSLPEEIRLASTGIVYQPTGWVFLSLERPKLLSELQAAVLSVLAPHLDRAAFDTSKDTSRFTPDERASFAEYGYRYTGDAYAPHITLGRAEEDIALKLVGSAHERTSVQKEWTFDRLTFYVMGEHGAHAEKLVERSLDPA from the coding sequence GTGACCCGATGGCTGGGTGTTGCCTTGCTGCCGTCCGCGGAACACACCCGTTCCGCTGTCCAGTTGCAGACGGACGTGGGGGAGGACCATGGACTGCAACCCCCTCTGAGCCCCGACGGCAACCTTCCTCACGTCACCGTGTTTCAGGGCCCGTTCCTCGACTCCCTCAGCCCGGAGAGGGAACTGCGGACCATCGCGGATTCGATGAGCCTTCCCGAGGAGATCCGGCTCGCCTCCACGGGCATCGTCTACCAGCCCACCGGTTGGGTCTTCCTCTCGCTGGAGAGGCCGAAGCTCCTGAGCGAACTGCAAGCAGCCGTCCTGTCGGTGCTCGCACCCCACCTCGACCGCGCCGCGTTCGACACGTCCAAGGACACCTCGCGGTTCACTCCGGACGAGCGGGCCAGCTTCGCCGAGTACGGGTACCGGTACACCGGGGACGCGTATGCACCTCACATCACGCTGGGCCGCGCCGAGGAGGACATCGCGCTGAAACTGGTCGGGTCGGCCCACGAGCGCACCTCCGTGCAGAAGGAGTGGACCTTCGACCGCCTCACCTTCTACGTGATGGGCGAACACGGGGCCCATGCGGAAAAGCTGGTGGAGCGGTCGCTGGATCCGGCGTGA
- a CDS encoding carbohydrate kinase family protein, producing the protein MAGGTNFDIIVRATRLPDEHEKLRGNDYAAFPGGSAANTALGLVKQGCTAELVSAVGNDTLGTVCLDGLRAGGVDTSLMRVDTTTRTSMAIVLSSTTGKRMMTFAGADRDLAFNAVTEDDVRRADHIHLVGDPTPSLGRLAELAHRTGRSVSVEWNGRDMSPLARGALLNLMNSDEASRLPEASPGDTAGTAQRYAKLLSGDVILTLGSDGALWASSNGRLVQEPTVPVEPVDRTGGGDAFNAGVIAGWLYGETPAQCMRRGLDAALHVITKTGAQP; encoded by the coding sequence GTGGCCGGTGGTACCAACTTCGACATCATCGTCCGGGCCACGAGACTTCCGGACGAGCACGAGAAGCTCCGTGGCAACGACTACGCGGCCTTTCCCGGAGGATCCGCGGCCAACACCGCTCTGGGCCTGGTGAAGCAGGGATGTACGGCCGAGCTGGTGTCCGCCGTCGGCAATGACACCCTGGGCACTGTCTGCCTCGACGGCCTGCGGGCGGGCGGGGTGGACACATCGCTGATGCGCGTCGACACAACTACCCGCACGAGCATGGCGATCGTTCTCTCCTCCACCACCGGAAAACGCATGATGACCTTCGCGGGAGCAGACCGTGACCTGGCCTTCAACGCCGTCACGGAGGACGACGTACGCCGCGCGGATCACATACATCTGGTCGGCGACCCCACACCCTCGCTCGGACGCCTGGCGGAGCTCGCCCACCGGACCGGCCGCTCGGTCTCCGTCGAATGGAACGGCAGGGACATGAGTCCACTTGCCCGGGGCGCATTGCTGAACCTCATGAACTCCGACGAGGCGAGCCGCCTGCCCGAGGCGTCACCGGGCGACACGGCGGGTACGGCACAGCGGTACGCGAAGCTGCTCTCCGGGGATGTCATTCTGACCCTGGGGTCCGATGGCGCACTCTGGGCGTCATCCAACGGCCGACTCGTCCAGGAGCCGACGGTGCCGGTCGAGCCGGTCGACCGGACCGGAGGCGGGGACGCCTTCAACGCCGGAGTGATCGCCGGCTGGTTGTACGGGGAGACCCCTGCGCAATGCATGCGCAGGGGACTCGACGCCGCGCTGCACGTGATTACGAAGACAGGAGCTCAACCGTGA
- a CDS encoding DUF4145 domain-containing protein: MTVNEGESLRLYKKALRYAESDPEVFLSTARRAAESILLDIAMQEAVGSKPTLESLLTVLTSKGLVPPKVVLAIRTIQNYGNFGSHALDGSGEEISADDVQSCLNALTQLAVWYGETSTSLAENEARQSLAAVRRARGTTRLADSTLVVVKALLLGCGFDRVLARRNHRVVAVQLPWSDHLVRDVAQRTLDLAIYNEQRLLRMLDAEEELRSQVVPVGRVGYSMGGRNFYLLAARGGRWGMSTAEEFLADPAGAQIAVPKHSDMFANILAAFSTDEAGLAERGVSILDVPHHLGLELFHLNRDVLAVGGQNLRMHARDDDDYFELLNSDMLPHSAQAGLRAAAANVLMANRSWLDELRVQPGELHRELMRGFHDIGSDDDRFEELVHDLVAHATFPQQSSPRSRERLVRHVLFESYRLGQP; the protein is encoded by the coding sequence GTGACGGTCAACGAGGGCGAGTCGCTCCGGCTTTACAAGAAGGCCTTGAGATACGCGGAGTCGGATCCCGAGGTCTTCCTCAGTACAGCGAGAAGGGCAGCGGAGTCGATCCTCTTGGATATCGCCATGCAGGAAGCTGTCGGTTCCAAACCGACACTGGAGTCCCTCCTGACGGTACTCACCAGCAAAGGGCTGGTTCCGCCGAAGGTCGTACTGGCCATTCGGACCATTCAGAACTACGGCAATTTCGGCAGCCATGCCCTGGACGGTTCGGGCGAAGAGATCTCCGCCGACGACGTGCAGTCGTGTCTCAACGCGCTGACGCAATTGGCTGTCTGGTACGGCGAGACGAGTACGTCTCTTGCAGAGAACGAGGCACGGCAGAGCCTGGCTGCTGTCCGGCGTGCCAGGGGGACGACCCGCCTTGCCGACTCCACGCTGGTCGTAGTGAAGGCGTTGCTCCTCGGGTGCGGGTTCGATCGCGTGCTGGCCAGGCGGAACCACAGGGTCGTTGCCGTGCAGCTGCCCTGGTCCGACCACTTGGTCAGGGATGTCGCCCAGCGGACCCTGGATCTCGCGATCTACAACGAACAACGCCTGCTCCGGATGCTCGACGCGGAGGAGGAGCTCCGGTCCCAGGTCGTGCCCGTCGGGCGAGTGGGATACTCGATGGGCGGCCGGAATTTCTATCTCCTGGCGGCTCGTGGCGGTCGCTGGGGAATGTCGACGGCAGAGGAGTTTCTCGCCGATCCTGCAGGAGCTCAGATCGCCGTGCCGAAACACAGCGACATGTTCGCGAACATTCTGGCGGCGTTCTCGACCGATGAAGCGGGTCTGGCGGAGCGCGGCGTGAGCATCCTCGACGTTCCGCACCATCTCGGCCTGGAGCTCTTCCATCTGAACAGGGACGTCCTGGCGGTCGGCGGGCAGAATCTCCGGATGCACGCCCGTGATGACGACGACTACTTCGAGTTGCTCAACTCGGACATGCTTCCGCACAGTGCACAGGCGGGACTTCGCGCGGCGGCGGCCAACGTTCTCATGGCCAACCGGTCCTGGCTCGACGAGCTGAGGGTGCAGCCGGGGGAGCTCCACCGAGAACTCATGCGTGGATTCCACGACATCGGCTCGGACGACGACAGATTCGAGGAGCTGGTCCACGACCTTGTCGCCCATGCGACATTTCCGCAGCAGAGCAGTCCCCGAAGCAGGGAACGGCTGGTGCGGCATGTCCTGTTCGAGAGCTACCGTCTGGGGCAGCCGTGA
- a CDS encoding amino acid permease — MSDRITAAETLVAAPPAAGSPHVDAGDAGYSKDLKSRHINMIAIGGAIGTGLFLGAGGRLAGAGPSLAIAYAVCGVFAFFVVRALGELVLYRPSSGAFVSYAREFMGEKGAFAAGWLYFLNWATTAVADITAAATYAHFWGMFSDIPQWILALIALALVLTANLISVKYFGEMEFWFAIIKVGALVAFMLIGIFLVVTQHPVDGHTPGFSTITDSGGIFPVGMLPMLLVIQGVVFAYASVELCGVAAGETESPEKIMPKAINSIMWRVGLFYVGSVVLLALLLPYTSYSGDQSPFVTVMDKLGIPGAAGVMNLVVLTAALSSLNSGLYSTGRILRSMALSGSAPKFTGRMNKGQVPYGGILLTAGFGVLGVGLNYVMPGEAFEIVLNFASIGILGTWGMIMLCSLLFWHRSRDGRVTRPSYRLPWAPYTQIATLAFLATVVFLMWWGGGVGRTTVMCLPLIAAALVGGWFVVRRRVNDLAQEREDA, encoded by the coding sequence ATGAGTGACCGCATCACAGCGGCCGAAACGCTCGTTGCCGCCCCACCGGCGGCGGGCTCCCCCCACGTGGACGCCGGCGATGCCGGGTACAGCAAGGACCTCAAGTCCCGCCACATCAACATGATCGCCATCGGCGGCGCGATCGGCACCGGGCTCTTCCTGGGCGCGGGCGGCCGGCTGGCAGGGGCGGGTCCGTCACTGGCCATCGCCTATGCGGTCTGTGGCGTCTTCGCGTTCTTCGTCGTGCGCGCGCTCGGCGAGCTGGTGCTCTACCGGCCGTCCTCCGGCGCCTTCGTCTCGTACGCCCGTGAGTTCATGGGCGAGAAGGGCGCCTTCGCGGCCGGCTGGCTGTACTTCCTGAACTGGGCGACCACGGCTGTGGCGGACATCACCGCGGCTGCCACCTATGCCCACTTCTGGGGCATGTTCAGCGACATCCCGCAGTGGATCCTCGCGCTGATCGCCCTCGCCCTCGTCCTCACGGCCAATCTCATCTCGGTGAAGTACTTCGGCGAGATGGAGTTCTGGTTCGCGATCATCAAGGTCGGCGCCCTGGTCGCGTTCATGCTGATCGGCATCTTCCTGGTGGTGACCCAGCACCCGGTGGACGGTCACACACCCGGTTTCTCCACGATCACCGACAGTGGTGGCATCTTCCCCGTCGGCATGCTCCCGATGCTGCTGGTGATCCAGGGTGTCGTCTTCGCGTACGCGTCCGTCGAGCTGTGCGGCGTGGCCGCCGGCGAGACGGAGAGCCCCGAGAAGATCATGCCCAAGGCGATCAACTCGATCATGTGGCGTGTCGGTCTCTTCTACGTCGGCTCGGTGGTGCTGCTCGCCCTGCTGCTGCCGTACACCTCGTACTCGGGGGACCAGAGTCCGTTCGTCACCGTCATGGACAAGCTCGGCATCCCGGGTGCCGCCGGTGTGATGAACCTCGTCGTGCTGACCGCGGCGCTCTCCAGCCTGAACTCCGGGCTGTACTCCACCGGCCGCATCCTTCGCTCGATGGCGCTTTCGGGCTCGGCGCCCAAGTTCACCGGGCGGATGAACAAGGGCCAGGTGCCCTACGGCGGCATCCTGCTCACCGCCGGCTTCGGTGTCCTCGGCGTCGGACTCAACTACGTCATGCCGGGCGAGGCGTTCGAGATCGTCCTCAACTTCGCGTCGATCGGCATCCTCGGCACGTGGGGCATGATCATGCTCTGTTCGCTGCTGTTCTGGCATCGCTCGCGCGATGGCCGGGTCACCCGCCCCTCGTACCGGCTGCCCTGGGCCCCGTACACGCAGATCGCCACGCTGGCGTTCCTTGCCACGGTCGTGTTCCTGATGTGGTGGGGCGGCGGAGTGGGCCGTACGACCGTGATGTGCCTGCCGCTGATCGCGGCTGCGCTGGTCGGCGGCTGGTTCGTCGTCCGGCGACGGGTGAACGACCTGGCGCAGGAACGCGAGGACGCCTGA
- a CDS encoding SWIM zinc finger family protein — protein MTGFTEADLRALAGPRSFERGQGYLDAVTALEVGDGWVTATVHGTDAYEVELSLDEPEGLAGECDCAHGLDGNFCKHLVALGLTALARSESLPGQRTGARNRAQDLDAWLAALSRDELLALVREQIAEDRQVRRRLELRAASARGDLAEVRSRMRELFDVGRFARYGYVDYADARAYGEQAARAVSAIAALTATGRAADAISLSREAMRLLSEVQDAIDDSDGHLGRVGAALAEAHLDGCRVARPDPDETARWLVGHVLGDLDDLTAIDPLDYADVLGEQGLVTVRELALEAWRGHRTGWAEKYLMEHLAKAAGDVDAVIAVHAADLARDGSTHLVIARELDTAGRPGDALRWAERGIDEASDTTTPAIGLVDYLCDRYTRSDRLPDAVALRRAHFAARRSLAAYQQLRTAALAADCWEAERGEALALLRADTAQRKRGWDGGPVLIDALLDDKDIDAAWQDATATGADDRQWLTLADEVRPIRPADALRVYRRLAGPLEKQTGNAVYEQLTRLLLSMRDCHRLLGTPDDFTAHLATVRAGQKRKRNLMRLLDRNGL, from the coding sequence ATGACTGGGTTCACCGAGGCGGATCTGCGGGCATTGGCCGGGCCGCGTTCTTTCGAGCGGGGCCAGGGCTATCTGGACGCCGTGACCGCCCTGGAGGTCGGCGACGGCTGGGTCACCGCCACGGTCCACGGGACGGACGCCTACGAGGTGGAGTTGTCACTCGACGAGCCTGAGGGGCTCGCCGGGGAGTGCGACTGCGCGCACGGATTGGACGGCAACTTCTGCAAGCACCTGGTTGCGCTCGGCCTGACCGCGCTCGCGCGGTCGGAGAGCCTGCCGGGGCAGCGTACCGGGGCCCGGAACCGCGCTCAGGACCTGGACGCGTGGCTGGCCGCGCTCTCGAGGGACGAGTTGCTCGCGCTCGTACGGGAGCAGATCGCCGAGGACCGGCAGGTGCGCCGCCGCTTGGAGCTGCGTGCGGCGAGCGCCCGCGGAGACCTCGCCGAAGTCCGTTCCCGGATGCGCGAACTCTTCGACGTCGGCCGCTTCGCGCGGTACGGATACGTCGACTACGCCGATGCCCGCGCCTATGGCGAACAGGCCGCGCGGGCGGTTTCCGCCATCGCTGCCCTGACCGCCACCGGGCGGGCCGCGGACGCTATCTCCCTGTCCCGGGAGGCGATGCGGCTGCTGAGCGAGGTGCAGGACGCGATCGACGACTCCGACGGACACCTGGGCAGGGTCGGGGCCGCTCTGGCCGAAGCTCACCTTGACGGGTGCCGCGTGGCACGCCCCGATCCGGACGAGACCGCGCGGTGGCTGGTCGGCCATGTGCTCGGCGACCTGGACGACCTGACCGCCATCGACCCGCTCGATTACGCGGACGTCCTCGGCGAACAGGGACTGGTCACCGTGAGGGAGCTGGCGCTCGAAGCCTGGCGCGGCCACCGCACAGGCTGGGCGGAGAAGTACCTGATGGAGCATTTGGCCAAGGCGGCGGGCGATGTGGACGCCGTGATCGCCGTGCACGCGGCCGACCTCGCCCGCGACGGAAGCACCCATCTGGTCATCGCCCGCGAACTGGACACCGCCGGTCGCCCCGGCGACGCGCTGCGCTGGGCGGAGCGCGGCATCGACGAAGCTTCCGACACCACGACCCCCGCCATCGGCCTGGTCGACTACCTCTGCGACCGCTACACACGCTCGGATCGGCTCCCCGACGCCGTCGCCCTTCGCCGTGCCCACTTCGCCGCCCGCCGATCCCTTGCTGCGTACCAGCAGCTGCGCACGGCAGCACTGGCGGCCGACTGCTGGGAGGCCGAGCGCGGGGAGGCCTTGGCGCTGCTGCGCGCCGACACGGCACAGCGCAAGCGGGGCTGGGACGGCGGCCCGGTCCTGATCGACGCTCTGCTCGACGACAAGGACATCGATGCCGCCTGGCAGGACGCCACTGCGACCGGCGCCGACGACCGGCAGTGGCTCACTCTGGCCGACGAGGTCCGCCCCATCCGCCCCGCCGATGCGCTGCGCGTCTACCGGCGCCTGGCCGGCCCCCTCGAGAAGCAGACCGGAAACGCGGTCTACGAGCAGCTGACCCGCCTGCTCCTGAGCATGCGCGACTGCCACCGCCTCCTGGGTACCCCGGACGATTTCACCGCGCACCTTGCCACCGTGCGCGCCGGTCAGAAGCGCAAGCGGAATCTGATGCGGCTCCTCGACCGAAACGGCCTGTGA
- a CDS encoding 3-keto-disaccharide hydrolase, whose amino-acid sequence MANHRAGGGCTVNDLIDDEVSWPNHGEFVSHVNAVVNDLRKEDVLDNRESAAISKAAAQSEIGKVAGYRSLFDGTAASLADWRQAGPGKFSLQPDGTIRGSGGLGMLWYAKQELEDFSVRLQFRDVAPGNGNANSGVFIRFPDPRTPLADRPAGSCGTVGSARTAPEWLAIYCGQEIQIYDGTTGEVQKTGSVYNFKPVGLDKAGVTPKGQWNDYEIRAVGQHYTIIRNGVVINEFDNTPGKSSSRAGDPPTDLRQFLSGYVGLQNHSNNDLIEFRNIRVRNL is encoded by the coding sequence GTGGCCAACCACCGTGCGGGCGGCGGCTGCACCGTCAACGACCTGATCGACGACGAGGTGTCCTGGCCGAACCACGGCGAGTTCGTCAGCCACGTCAACGCCGTGGTCAACGACCTCCGCAAGGAGGACGTCCTCGACAACCGCGAGTCGGCGGCGATCAGCAAGGCGGCGGCGCAGAGCGAGATCGGCAAGGTCGCCGGGTACCGGTCCCTCTTCGACGGGACCGCGGCGAGCCTCGCCGACTGGCGGCAGGCCGGCCCCGGGAAGTTCTCCCTCCAGCCCGACGGCACCATCCGCGGCTCAGGTGGCCTGGGCATGTTGTGGTACGCCAAGCAGGAGCTTGAAGACTTCTCGGTCAGGCTCCAGTTCCGGGACGTGGCTCCGGGTAACGGCAACGCCAACAGCGGTGTCTTCATCCGGTTCCCGGATCCGCGGACGCCACTGGCCGACCGTCCGGCCGGTAGTTGTGGGACGGTCGGTTCGGCTCGCACCGCCCCCGAGTGGCTCGCGATCTACTGCGGTCAGGAGATCCAGATCTACGACGGGACCACGGGCGAGGTCCAGAAGACCGGCTCGGTGTACAACTTCAAGCCGGTGGGCCTGGACAAGGCGGGGGTGACCCCGAAGGGCCAGTGGAACGACTACGAGATCCGCGCGGTCGGGCAGCACTACACGATCATCCGCAACGGCGTGGTGATCAACGAGTTCGACAACACGCCCGGCAAGTCGTCGTCCCGGGCGGGTGACCCGCCCACGGACCTGCGTCAGTTCCTCAGCGGCTACGTGGGGTTGCAGAACCACAGCAACAACGACCTGATCGAGTTCCGCAACATCCGGGTGCGGAACCTGTAG